The following coding sequences lie in one Kwoniella dendrophila CBS 6074 chromosome 10, complete sequence genomic window:
- a CDS encoding imidazoleglycerol phosphate synthase, cyclase subunit has product MAQPTTDTILPIPQVDQPTGHSKDHKPKVYILDYGAGNVRSLANSIKKLGYEFEWINDESDFDKAEKLLFPGVGSFSQAMTSLQNSGRYEQLIKYIKSGKPYFGICIGMQVLFSESEESLESKTKGLGVIPFPIRKFSTEENQDGQGGEKKTVPHMGWNNAWKSFKSEGEEEEKKLMLDEEDYYFVHSYAALLKNGKEEYEKEKENVKDFSYTLSRYGSEIFISSVKKDNVFATQFHPEKSGPAGLDLLRRWLEASPESLSAKSVPNTEKQWQLTNPNPLRNKGDGLTKRIVACLDVRSNDQGDLVVTKGDQYDVREKSSQGGEVRNLGKPVELAQRYYLDGADEIAFLNITSFRSSALLDQPMLNVISKSAETVFVPLTIGGGIKDTIDPDGTKRSALEVAGTYFRSGADKVSIGSEAVLAVEELINNNYQKTGKTAIETISAGYGNQAVVVSIDPKRVYVDDKNNLPEKHLDCLIYGDKAISQTNLNGEEKGKIWWYQCTISGGRDVRDIDVVQLSKGVEYLGAGEILLNSVDRDGSKKGFDLDLIDLVKKSVSIPVVSSSGAGSSKDFIEVFTQTRTEAALAAGIFHRKEVAIEDVKLDLEKNNLPVRRSNLHII; this is encoded by the exons ATGGCTCAACCAACTACGGATACgatattacctataccacaAGTAGATCAACCTACAGGTCATTCAAAAGATCATAAACCAAAAGTGTATATATTAGATTATGGTGCAGGAAATGTTAGATC CCTCGCAAACTCAATAAAAAAGTTAggatatgaatttgaatggATTAACGATGAGAGTGATTTCGATAAAGCTGAG AAACTCCTTTTTCCAGGTGTAGGATCATTTTCACAAGCAATGACATCTTTACAGAATTCAGGTAGATATGAACAATTAATAAAATATATTAAAAGTGGTAAACCATATTTTGGTATATGTATAGGTATGCAAGTTTTattttctgaatctgaagaatcattagaatcaaaaacaaaaggtttaggtgtaatTCCATTTCCAATAAGGAAATTTTCTActgaagaaaatcaagatggacaaggtggtgaaaaaaAAACTGTACCTCATATGGGTTGGAATAATGCTTGGAAATCTTTTAAAtctgaaggagaagaagaagaaaaaaaattaatgttagacgaagaagattattattTCGTTCATTCTTATGCAGCTTTActtaaaaatggtaaagaagaatatgaaaaagaaaaagaaaatgttaAAGATTTTTCTTATACTTTATCAAGATATGGATCAgaaattttcatttcatcaGTTAAAAAAGATAATGTTTTTGCAACACAATTTCATCCTGAAAAATCTGGTCCAGCAGGTTTAGACTTATTACGTAGATGGTTAGAAGCTAGTCCAGAATCATTATCTGCTAAATCTGTACCTAATACTGAAAAACAATGGCAATTAACTAATCCAAATCCTTTAAgaaataaaggtgatggatTAACAAAAAGAATTGTAGCATGTTTAGATGTTagatcaaatgatcaaggtgatttagtcGTTACAAAAGGTGATCAATATGATGTACGtgaaaaatcaagtcaaggtggtgaagttagaaatttaggtaaaccagtTGAATTAGCACAAAGATATTATTTAGATGGTGCGGATGAAATTGCATTTTTAAATATAACATCATTTAGATCTTCAGCATTATTAGATCAACCAATGTTAAATGTAATTTCAAAATCTGCTGAAACTGTTTTCGTTCCATTAACCATTGGAGGTGGTATAAAAGATACAATAGATCCAGATGGAACGAAAAGATCTGCATTAGAAGTTGCTGGAACATATTTTAGATCTGGTGCAGATAAAGTTTCAATTGGTTCAGAAGCTGTTTTAGCTGTAGAAGAATTAATAAataacaattatcaaaaaacAGGTAAAACTGCTATTGAAACTATTTCAGCTGGATATGGAAATCAAGCTGTTGTAGTTTCAATTGATCCAAAACGAGTTTAcgttgatgataaaaataatttacctgaaaaacaTTTAGATTGTTTAATTTATGGTGATAAAGCAATTTCACAAACTAAtttaaatggtgaagaaaaaggaaaaattTGGTGGTATCAATGTACGATTTCAGGTGGTAGAGATGTTagagatattgatgttgtaCAACTTTCAAAAGGTGTAGAAtatttaggtgcaggtgaaatTTTATTAAATTCCGTTGATAGAGATGGAAGTAAAAAAGgttttgatttagatttaattgatttagttaaaaAATCCGTATCAATTCCTgtagtttcttcttcaggtgcaggttcatcaaaagattttaTTGAAGTTTTCACTCAGACTAGAactgaagctgctttagctgctggaATTTTTCATAGAAAAGAAGTTGCTATAGAAGATGTTAAActagatttagaaaaaaataatttacctgtaaGAAGAAGTAATCTGCATATTATTTAG
- a CDS encoding acetyl-coenzyme A synthetase yields the protein MEAAEQVVHHVHPLPDSVPESEDLFPPPPRLRGEDGRPKPHIGPNFNSYLTEWKKTVGPDSDKWWFEKANECLDWYTPFKTVRAGSFEHGDIQWFPEGTLNASYNCLDRHFYANPDKTAIIYEADEPSESREISYAELMRETCRVANVLKSWGVKKGDAVSVYLPMTWQAAAAFLACARIGAVHSAVFAGFSAESLRDRVNDCECRVLITTDEGRRGGKSIATKAIVDAALTSCPLVEHVLVLRRTGNNVPFTEGRDKWWDEECAKVPTYCPCEPMSSEDPLFILYTSGSTGKPKGVVHCTAGYLLGAYLTVKYVFDVHADDKFACMADVGWITGHTYIVYGPLANGVTTTVFESTPVYPTASRYWDFVDKWKATHLYTAPTAIRLLRRMGEDHVKNHDLSSLRVLGSVGEPINPEAWHWYNDFAGKKNCAIVDTYWMTETGSIVVTPLPGAISTKPGSATFPFFGMDVDIIDPQTGQVLQGNDVEGVLAAKKPWPSIARTIFKDHKRYLETYMKPYPGYFFFGDGAARDYDGYIWIKGRVDDVINVSGHRLSTAEVESALILHKGVAETAVVGSHDDLTGQAVYAFVTMKPEFDLKSTKEVDLNKELAIQVRKVIGPFAAPKKIYLVSDLPKTRSGKIMRRILRKIVAGEGDQLGDLSSIADPSIVDEIKSKVAAK from the exons ATGGAAGCAGCAGAACAAGTTGTACATCATGTACATCCATTACCTGATTCTGtacctgaatctgaagatttatttccaccaccacctagattaagaggtgaagatggtagaCCAAAACCACATATTGGACCAAATTTTAATTCATATTTAACAGAATGGAAAAAAACTGTTGGTccagattcagataaatgGTGGTttgaaaaagcaaatgaATGTTTAGATTGGTATACTCCATTTAAAACTGTTAGAGCAGGTTCTTTTGAACATGGTGATATTCAATGGTT CCCAGAAGGTACTCTTAATGCCTCATATAATTGTCTTGATAGACATTTCTATGCAAACCCAGATAAAACAGCTATCATATATGAAGCAGATGAACCTTCcgaatcaagagaaatttCCTATGCAGAATTAATGAGAGAAACTTGTAGAGTCGCCAATGTGCTTAAATCTTGGGGTGTAAAGAAAGGTGATGCCGTTTCCGTATA CCTTCCTATGACATGGCAAGCCGCCGCTGCTTTCTTAGCTTGTGCTAGAATTGGTGCCGTCCACTCTGCCGTCTTTGCCGGTTTCTCAGCAGAATCTTTGAGAGATAGAGTAAATGATTGCGAATGTAGAGTTTTGATCACTACAGA CGAAGGTCGAAGAGGTGGAAAGAGTATAGCTACCAAAGCTA TCGTCGACGCTGCCCTTACATCCTGTCCCCTTGTCGAACACGTACTTGTTCTCCGACGAACAGGAAACAATGTGCCCTTCACCGAAGGTCGAGATAAATGGTGGGATGAAGAATGTGCCAAAGTACCAACTTACTGCCCATGTGAACCTATGAGCTCAGAAGACCCTCTTTTCATCCTCTAC ACCTCCGGATCCACTGGTAAACCTAAAGGTGTTGTTCACTGTACCGCCGGTTACCTCCTGGGTGCCTATCTTACCGTCAAATACGTCTTTGATGTACATGCAGATGACAAATTCGCCTGTATGGCTGATGTCGGATGGATTACTGGTCACACCTACATTGTTTACGGTCCACTAGCCAATGGTGTCACAACCACAGTATTTGAATCCACCCCTGTCTATCCTACCGCTTCTCGATACTGGGACTTTGTCGACAAATGGAAGGCTACCCACTTATACACTGCTCCTACCGCTATTCGATTATTACGAAGAATGGGTGAAGACCACGTTAAAAACCATGATCTTTCATCACTTAGAGTTCTAGGTTCAGTCGGTGAACCAATCAACCCTGAAGCATGGCATTGGTACAATGATTTCgcaggaaagaagaattgtgCTATCGTAGATACGTATTGGATGACAGAGACCGGATCTATCGTAGTGACTCCATTACCAGGAGCCATCTCCACCAAGCCTGGTTCCGCTACTTTCCCATTCTTTGGTATGGATGTAGATATTATCGACCCTCAAACCGGACAAGTCTTACAAGGAAACGATGTAGAAGGTGTTTTGGCCGCCAAGAAACCATGGCCTTCGATCGCTAGAACCATTTTCAAAGATCACAAGAGATACCTTGAAACATATATGAAACCATACCCTGgatacttcttcttcggtGATGGTGCCGCCAGAGATTACGATGGTTATATTTGGATCAAGGGAAGAGTTGATG ATGTTATCAACGTATCAGGTCATCGATTGTCAACAGCAGAAGTAGAATCAGCACTTATCCTTCACAAAGGAGTAGCTGAAACAGCTGTCGTTGGTTCTCATGATGATCTCACAGGTCAAGCAGTATACGCTTTCGTAACCATGAAACCTGAATTCGATCTCAAATCTACCAAAGAAGTGGACTTGAACAAAGAATTAGCTATTCAAGTCAGAAAAGTTATTGGTCCTTTCGCTGCTCCTAAAAAGATT TACCTTGTCAGTGATTTACCCAAAACTCGATCAGGTAAAATCATGCGACGTATTTTGAGAAAGATCGTAgctggagaaggtgatcaattaggtgatttatcatcaatagcCGATCCTTCGATTGTCGATGAGA TTAAATCAAAGGTCGCTGCTAAATAA
- a CDS encoding phosphoribosylaminoimidazolecarboxamide formyltransferase/IMP cyclohydrolase, translating into MSSEAPIALLSVYDKTGLLPFAKGLKELGFRLLGSGGTAKLIRENGMEIEDVSSITKAPEMLGGRVKTLHPAVHGGILSRDIPSDLKDLNDNSISAISLVACNLYPFVLQTSKPDCTIESAIEEIDIGGVTLLRAAAKNHGRTSIISSPNDYETILKELKENKNIVTEKTRRGLALKAFEDTKSYDEAISDYFRKIYSTQGSDENLKAGAGVEYQRLQLRYGANPHQKPAQAFVEKGQMPITTLSGSPGYINLLDALNSWALVKELSEALNLPAAASFKHVSPAGAAVGLPLDERAAKVFGVDDLKDLSPLACAYARARGADRMSSFGDWVALSHEVDVPTAKIISREVSDGVIAPAYSKEALEILSKKKGGKYCVLQMDPNYVPAEIETRQVYGISLQQKRNDCKIDESLFQNIVTQNKELPKSAIIDLIVATLALKYTQSNSVCYALNGTVIGLGAGQQSRIHCTRLAGDKSDNWWLRHHPKVLSLPFKKGTKRADKSNAIDLYVTGQAYDSEEGSGERQQWESLFETIPEELTKSEKLKHLQELKGVACSSDAFFPFPDNVHRAKRSGVTYLAAPSGSIMDKECIRAADENNLVFVHHNLRLFHH; encoded by the exons ATGTCCTCAGAAGCTCCTATCG CCCTTCTTTCCGTCTATGACAAGACCGGTCTTCTTCCTTTCGCCAAAGGTCTCAAAGAACTCGGTTTCAGACTTTTAGGTAGTGGTGGTACTGCCAAATTGATCAGAGAGAATGGTATGGAAATTGA AGATGTCTCATCAATCACAAAAGCTCCAGAAATGTTAGGTGGTAGAGTCAAGACACTTCACCCTGCTGTTCACGGTG GTATTCTTTCAAGAGATATTCCATCAGATCTTAAagatttaaatgataattcaatttcagctaTATCTTTAGTTGCATGTAATTTATATCCATTTGTTTTACAAACTTCAAAACCAGATTGTACAATTGAATCAgcaattgaagaaattgatattggtggtGTAACATTATTAAGAGCTGCGGCCAAAAATCATGGTAGAACTTCAATAATTTCATCACCAAATGATTATGAAACTattttaaaagaattaaaagaaaataaaaatattGTAACTGAAAAAACTAGAAGAGGTTTAGCTTTAAAAGCTTTTGAAGATACAAAATCTTATGATGAAGCTATTTCAGATTATTTTAGAAAAATTTATTCAACTCaaggttcagatgaaaatttaaaagctggtgcaggtgtagaaTATCAAAGATTACAATTAAGATATGGTGCTAATCCTCATCAAAAACCTGCTCAAGCTTTTGTAGAAAAAGGTCAAATGCCCATTACAA CCCTCTCCGGTTCTCCAGGTTACATAAACCTTTTAGATGCACTCAACTCTTGGGCTCTCGTTAAAGAACTTTCAGAAGCTCTTAACCTCCCTGCTGCCGCTTCTTTCAAACACGTTTCTCCAGCTGGTGCTGCCGTTGGTCTTCCTTTAGACGAAAGGGCTGCTAAAGTATTCGGTGTTGACGATTTGAAAGATCTTTCTCCTTTGGCTTGTGCCTATGCTCGTGCTAGAG GTGCCGACCGAATGTCATCTTTCGGTGATTGGGTTGCTCTTTCACATGAAGTTGATGTACCAACCGCTAAAATCATCTCAAGAGAAGTATCAGACGGTGTCATCGCTCCTGCTTAttcaaaagaagctttagagaTCTTAAGTAAGAAGAAGGGTGGTAAATACTGTGTTTTACAA ATGGACCCCAACTACGTCCCAGCTGAAATCGAAACCAGACAAGTATACGGTATCTCACTTCAACAAAAGAGAAACGACTGTAAAATCGATGAATCATTATTCCAAAACATCGTTACCCAAAACaaagaa CTTCCTAAATCCGCTATTATCGATCTTATAGTAGCTACACTTGCATTAAAATACAcacaatcaaattcagtttGTTATGCTTTAAATGGTACCGTAATTGGATTAGGTGCAGGACAACAATCAAGAATTCATTGTACAAGGTTAGCTggtgataaatcagataattgGTGGTTAAGACATCATCCAAAAGTTTTAAGTTTACCATTTAAAAAAGGAACTAAAAGAgcagataaatcaaatgcaATTGATTTATACGTTACAGGACAAGCATatgattcagaagaaggttcaggtgaaagaCAACAATGGGAATCATTATTTGAAACTATACCAGAAGAATTAacaaaatctgaaaaattAAAACATttacaagaattaaaagGTGTAGCATGTTCTTCAGATGCTTTCTTCCCTTTCCCAGATAATGTACATAGAGCAAAAAGATCAGGTGTAACTTATTTAGCTGCACCATCAGGTTCAATAATGGATAAAGAATGTATTAGAGCTGcagatgaaaataatttagTATTTGTTCATCACAATTTACGATTG TTCCACCATTAA